The proteins below come from a single Chrysoperla carnea chromosome 1, inChrCarn1.1, whole genome shotgun sequence genomic window:
- the LOC123305814 gene encoding uncharacterized protein LOC123305814 — MGKGDKRGIGQRGDGASTNLVGKFTQSVRRIVQDVKDEGTSSGLTKEEVIDTNERLRAVRVRLEESYDTAKKALVTLMAKYGDSKSVNNVFQRYNLLKAMIKEVIRLETQYWTLVDIPKQEKQETVPAFVLRACAIMEKTQKSGEGVKTSAKLAEEAQDRRERIERLENMTTAQIEAENTQMTNDLYRLLKKYSGLRNLIRELKVDYVNSKVYPMFPRYTMLKDMIKDIMHDPDYMEVCHEVDV; from the exons CAAGTACAAATTTAGTTGGAAAATTTACACAAAGTGTACGACGTATAGTACAGGATGTAAAAGATGAAGGTACTTCAAGTGGTTTAACAAAAGAAGAGGTGATTGATACAAATGAACGATTACGTGCTGTACGTGTACGATTAGAAGAATCATATGATACAGCGAAGAAAGCATTAGTGACATTAATGGCCAAATATGGAGATAGTAAATCcgttaataatgtttttcaacgttataatttattaaaagcaaTGATTAAA GAAGTAATACGCTTAGAAACACAATATTGGACGTTAGTTGATATACCAAAACAAGAAAAACAAGAGACTGTTCCTGCATTTGTATTACGAGCATGTGCAATTATGGAGAAAACACAAAAATCTGGTGAAGGTGTTAAAACATCTGCAAAATTGGCTGAAGAAGCTCAAGATCGCCGTGAACGAATTGAACGTTTAGAAA ATATGACGACCGCACAAATTGAAGCTGAAAATACACAAATGacaaatgatttgtataggttattaaaaaagtattcgGGATTACGAAACTTAATTCGAGAATTGAAg GTGGATTACGTGAATTCCAAAGTGTATCCAATGTTTCCACGCTACACTATGCTAAAGGATATGATCAAAGATATAATGCATGATCCCGATTACATGGAAGTGTGTCACGAAGTAGATGTTTAG